In Pseudoalteromonas ulvae UL12, the following are encoded in one genomic region:
- a CDS encoding replication initiation protein, with amino-acid sequence MSEQVLYRNPLISQEIGDSKALLHSRHTMSKDEGRILLMCLERMNRDGESANGEYWFNASDYCEIFDISRREAVRDIKAAIDNLAERWVHIKDGDHEVSMRWIGKKMKNVKQGKYGVVFWPEILPYLHDLSDQLAAPLPWLAAMSNINNQRILRWINEARSNDLQCLEMTLDDIRYGLDIREVKSYSIYNNLKRRIVEPAIENINLGTGIELTFEEIKESRKVVGLKFYWEK; translated from the coding sequence ATGAGCGAACAGGTACTTTATAGAAATCCATTAATATCACAAGAGATAGGCGATTCTAAGGCGTTACTTCATTCCAGGCATACCATGTCTAAAGACGAAGGACGCATTTTGTTAATGTGTTTAGAGCGAATGAACAGAGATGGTGAAAGCGCTAATGGAGAGTATTGGTTCAATGCATCGGATTATTGTGAAATTTTTGATATTTCTAGGAGGGAGGCTGTCAGAGATATAAAAGCAGCGATTGATAACTTAGCTGAGCGTTGGGTGCATATTAAGGATGGCGATCACGAAGTTTCAATGCGTTGGATTGGTAAGAAGATGAAAAATGTAAAACAAGGAAAGTACGGTGTTGTCTTTTGGCCTGAAATACTTCCCTATTTACATGATTTATCAGACCAGTTAGCTGCTCCACTTCCTTGGTTGGCTGCAATGAGTAACATCAACAATCAGCGTATTCTTCGTTGGATAAATGAGGCTCGTAGTAATGACCTGCAGTGCCTAGAAATGACGCTGGATGATATAAGGTACGGCCTTGATATTAGAGAAGTAAAATCGTATTCAATTTACAACAACTTGAAGAGACGAATAGTTGAGCCAGCTATTGAAAATATTAATTTGGGAACCGGCATTGAATTGACATTTGAAGAAATTAAAGAATCAAGGAAAGTGGTTGGTTTAAAATTTTACTGGGAAAAATAG
- a CDS encoding EAL domain-containing protein, whose protein sequence is MALDNIEKLQVGSFGYVFQPIVNSNKCIVGFEALARCSAAMNMSVYQGSASLISLVPFKTQCHEFFRSVSQLVQLYGSSYHYAFNIEPSDCKEDSIWLLVKLAQAYGVPCSCIELEIIESSRTSLSIPALKLAKEFGFTLVLDDFGVGYSNVESLLDYPFDRVKFDKVFTLNQGERLPSQLLSAVHKVVQACGFSTVIEGVESKSLMDFAVGLSADFYQGFLFGRGDSLEDMLNVPLNIECK, encoded by the coding sequence ATGGCGCTAGACAATATTGAAAAATTACAAGTAGGATCGTTTGGCTATGTCTTTCAACCTATCGTTAACTCTAATAAGTGCATTGTTGGGTTTGAGGCTTTGGCTCGTTGTAGTGCCGCTATGAATATGTCGGTATATCAAGGCTCTGCTAGTTTAATTTCATTAGTCCCTTTTAAAACGCAGTGTCATGAGTTCTTTAGGTCTGTTAGTCAATTAGTTCAGCTTTACGGGTCTTCTTATCATTATGCCTTTAATATTGAACCAAGTGACTGTAAAGAAGATAGTATCTGGTTACTTGTTAAGTTAGCACAGGCTTACGGTGTTCCTTGTTCCTGTATCGAGCTTGAGATTATTGAATCTTCTAGAACTTCTCTTTCCATTCCAGCTTTAAAATTAGCTAAAGAATTTGGTTTTACATTGGTTTTAGATGACTTTGGGGTAGGTTACTCAAATGTTGAGTCTTTGTTAGACTATCCTTTCGACAGAGTTAAGTTCGACAAAGTATTTACTTTAAATCAAGGTGAACGCTTACCAAGTCAATTATTAAGCGCGGTTCATAAGGTAGTACAGGCTTGTGGATTTAGTACTGTTATTGAAGGTGTTGAATCTAAGAGCCTAATGGATTTTGCTGTAGGACTATCTGCTGATTTTTACCAGGGCTTTTTATTTGGTCGTGGTGATAGCCTGGAAGATATGTTAAACGTACCCCTTAATATAGAGTGTAAGTAA
- a CDS encoding ParA family protein, whose amino-acid sequence MAGKITNIGFQKGGVNKTTLAVQLGLYTAEQNKTVLIIDGDAQEDSSRLLGKPDNYDGLCSDSLFTMSPEEFQASWERGERPILPVRNWGCRLPEDVESIGELMHFVPASAGAMANINESKDKSYVSNFKANVAFLATQYDHLYVDTPPQLGLVQYASLCACTSTVMPLICDFDTCGKDKVTKYFALYNAAKKLHNPQLKLPVVVLSSVDARGKIVKRFIDWARASFKTNLTNKYIEYSTALNNAKDERRAIWFKPASGNDRTKGAAYRRVITDIYERLV is encoded by the coding sequence ATGGCTGGGAAAATAACTAATATCGGCTTCCAGAAGGGAGGCGTAAATAAGACAACTTTAGCTGTACAGTTGGGGTTGTATACCGCTGAACAAAACAAAACCGTATTGATAATCGACGGTGATGCTCAAGAAGATTCTAGTCGCTTACTTGGTAAGCCTGATAATTATGATGGGTTGTGTTCTGACTCCTTGTTTACCATGAGTCCTGAAGAATTTCAGGCAAGTTGGGAGCGAGGCGAGCGTCCTATTTTACCAGTCAGAAATTGGGGGTGTAGACTTCCGGAAGATGTTGAGAGTATAGGTGAGTTAATGCATTTTGTACCTGCCAGTGCGGGTGCTATGGCTAATATTAACGAAAGTAAAGATAAGTCTTATGTGTCAAACTTTAAGGCTAACGTTGCTTTTCTGGCTACCCAATATGATCACCTATATGTTGATACTCCCCCGCAATTAGGACTTGTTCAATATGCGAGTTTATGTGCGTGTACAAGTACTGTGATGCCTCTTATTTGCGATTTTGATACTTGTGGCAAAGATAAAGTGACTAAATATTTCGCTCTCTATAACGCTGCTAAAAAATTGCACAACCCGCAACTTAAGTTGCCGGTTGTTGTGCTTTCGTCAGTTGATGCCCGAGGTAAAATCGTGAAACGTTTTATTGATTGGGCTAGGGCTTCATTCAAAACAAACCTAACAAACAAATATATCGAATATTCAACGGCGTTGAATAATGCGAAAGATGAGCGTCGAGCTATATGGTTTAAACCAGCCAGCGGCAATGACAGAACGAAAGGTGCGGCGTATCGTCGTGTCATTACAGATATTTATGAAAGATTGGTCTAG
- a CDS encoding ParB/RepB/Spo0J family partition protein, with translation MAGVSNDADALDFDSLLAEGEGMMGSSAEKDQSERVLDIELGRIRPFELNRALTEEQVKKAAEELAAEDWVLLHPVVLVPDDSGKADYVVISGEKRWRAFRHGGMETIKSRIFEGMTARELHRKNIKANTEIEEEDLPTLAVRIKVYKETHNLSNKEVSEDFKKSQGYISDYINHFSQLREIPLVRDIYDVDGVTDMLLLKHLIMIHKKSDSAARSIVGFGKANGCFNRDFVLGAYKLDLYGDIEAQLRTWLANGLTKEALNQAMNEEGELTSPSSAIDDKSSANISPGKQKDEEQLDIEDAINSDIEGIHKGGSGDEYEEEPQGDDIGGSEDDDFDEHEEDVESGSPVKKRALSKAEISVQYEGDNYFLALDLVADEEDKIVIRSVSGKLSVVDPALVKISYVS, from the coding sequence ATGGCTGGTGTTAGTAACGATGCTGATGCATTAGATTTTGATTCGCTTTTGGCAGAAGGTGAAGGAATGATGGGATCCTCGGCTGAGAAAGATCAAAGTGAGCGAGTGTTGGATATTGAGCTTGGTCGTATTCGTCCTTTCGAGCTGAATAGGGCCTTAACTGAAGAGCAGGTTAAAAAAGCTGCTGAAGAACTGGCTGCTGAAGACTGGGTATTATTGCATCCGGTAGTACTTGTTCCTGATGATTCGGGAAAGGCCGATTATGTTGTTATTTCAGGTGAAAAACGATGGAGGGCATTCCGTCACGGCGGGATGGAAACTATTAAAAGCCGTATTTTTGAAGGTATGACAGCAAGGGAGCTTCACCGTAAAAATATTAAAGCTAATACTGAGATAGAAGAAGAGGATTTACCTACTCTTGCTGTTCGAATAAAGGTGTATAAAGAGACACATAATCTTAGTAACAAAGAAGTTTCTGAAGATTTTAAAAAGTCTCAAGGCTATATCAGTGACTATATCAATCATTTCAGTCAACTTAGGGAAATACCATTAGTCAGAGATATCTATGATGTAGATGGTGTGACAGACATGCTTCTTTTGAAACACTTGATAATGATCCATAAAAAAAGTGATTCTGCCGCCCGAAGCATTGTAGGGTTCGGAAAAGCCAATGGTTGCTTCAATCGTGATTTTGTCCTTGGTGCTTATAAATTAGATTTGTATGGAGATATCGAAGCACAGCTTAGAACTTGGTTGGCCAACGGGCTAACTAAAGAAGCTTTAAATCAAGCGATGAATGAAGAGGGGGAGTTGACTAGTCCTAGCTCTGCTATTGATGATAAATCAAGCGCTAATATTTCGCCAGGTAAGCAGAAAGACGAAGAACAGTTAGATATTGAAGATGCTATTAATTCAGATATTGAAGGTATACATAAAGGTGGTTCTGGTGATGAGTATGAAGAAGAGCCTCAAGGTGATGATATAGGTGGGTCTGAAGATGACGACTTTGATGAGCATGAAGAAGATGTTGAAAGTGGAAGTCCGGTTAAAAAACGAGCTTTATCCAAAGCGGAGATAAGCGTTCAATATGAAGGTGATAATTATTTTCTTGCCTTAGATCTTGTTGCCGATGAAGAAGATAAAATAGTCATACGTTCAGTTTCGGGAAAACTCAGCGTTGTTGATCCTGCTTTAGTCAAAATTAGCTATGTAAGTTAA